From the Pedobacter cryoconitis genome, one window contains:
- a CDS encoding ORF6N domain-containing protein, protein MSEQNTVSIPDEVMMSKIYVIRGHKVMLDEDLATLYSIETRRLNEQVKRNIERFPEDFIFVLSEQEFADLMSQNATSSWGARRKQPYAFTEHGVLLLSS, encoded by the coding sequence ATGAGCGAACAAAATACCGTAAGTATACCGGATGAGGTTATGATGAGTAAGATCTATGTGATCCGTGGCCATAAGGTAATGCTGGACGAGGATTTGGCAACCTTATACAGCATTGAAACCCGCCGTTTAAATGAGCAAGTGAAACGTAATATAGAGCGGTTCCCCGAAGACTTTATCTTTGTTCTGAGTGAGCAGGAATTTGCAGACTTGATGTCGCAAAATGCGACATCAAGTTGGGGTGCGCGAAGAAAGCAACCTTATGCCTTTACTGAACATGGTGTATTACTACTTTCCAGTTAA
- a CDS encoding DUF763 domain-containing protein, whose protein sequence is MKRSGTADLPLHYGHIPKWLSLRMSRLGLAITEAIITEYGTAEVLRRLSDPFWFQSLGAVMGMDWHSSGITTSVMGALKSAINPLSKELGIYICGGKGKSSRQTPQELLHYSERNGLNGTDLVRCSKLSAKVDNTAIQDGFQLYMHSFIVNTDGLWTVVQQGMQDGSSTARRYHWHSAEMKSFVDDPHTAICGVNQGTIMNMVTQAAQPARLSMLSMTTEHPSRMIAEIQQLVLPNHHEVKAKDVDLKRLGAMLWLTHERQPADFEELLLLEGMGPRTLQSMALVSEVIYGTPSRFKDPARFSFAHGGKDGHPFPVPLKVYDETISILTKAVNKAKIGESDKLQAIQKLGELSRQAEKDFIPNDNFEELLERERNNSWKYGGKTIFGDAKPPEGGQLDLF, encoded by the coding sequence ATGAAAAGGTCAGGGACAGCAGATTTACCGCTTCACTATGGCCATATTCCGAAATGGCTTTCTCTGCGGATGTCACGTCTTGGACTGGCTATTACGGAAGCTATTATTACAGAATATGGTACTGCCGAAGTATTGCGCAGGTTAAGTGACCCGTTTTGGTTTCAAAGCCTGGGCGCGGTAATGGGAATGGACTGGCATTCTTCAGGGATTACGACCTCGGTCATGGGCGCTTTGAAAAGTGCAATTAACCCGCTTTCCAAAGAACTGGGAATATATATCTGCGGAGGAAAGGGTAAATCTTCCCGTCAAACCCCGCAGGAACTTCTGCACTACAGTGAGCGCAACGGACTTAATGGAACAGACCTGGTGCGTTGCAGTAAACTGAGTGCGAAAGTAGATAATACAGCTATACAGGACGGTTTTCAATTGTACATGCATAGCTTTATTGTCAATACGGACGGTTTGTGGACAGTTGTTCAGCAAGGGATGCAGGACGGAAGTTCTACCGCCCGCCGTTACCACTGGCATTCGGCAGAAATGAAGTCTTTCGTTGATGATCCGCACACGGCAATTTGCGGGGTTAACCAGGGAACAATTATGAACATGGTTACTCAGGCAGCTCAGCCTGCGCGTTTATCCATGCTGTCTATGACTACAGAGCATCCTTCGCGGATGATTGCTGAAATACAACAGCTGGTTTTACCAAACCACCACGAGGTAAAAGCCAAAGATGTAGATTTGAAGCGTCTGGGGGCAATGTTATGGCTGACCCATGAAAGACAGCCTGCCGATTTTGAAGAATTACTGTTACTGGAAGGAATGGGGCCAAGAACTTTACAGTCTATGGCTTTAGTGAGTGAGGTAATTTATGGTACACCTTCCCGTTTTAAAGATCCTGCCCGTTTTTCTTTCGCACATGGAGGTAAAGACGGACATCCTTTTCCAGTACCACTGAAAGTCTATGACGAGACCATCAGTATTTTAACAAAGGCGGTCAACAAGGCTAAAATCGGAGAATCTGATAAATTGCAGGCCATTCAAAAGCTGGGTGAATTGTCAAGACAGGCAGAGAAAGATTTTATTCCAAATGATAATTTTGAAGAACTTCTGGAAAGAGAACGGAATAACTCCTGGAAATATGGAGGGAAAACGATTTTTGGCGATGCAAAACCGCCTGAAGGGGGCCAATTAGACCTGTTTTAG
- a CDS encoding HSP90 family protein — protein MNENQHYLFQVNLKGMISLLSEHLYSNPSTFVRELLQNGVDAITAFRTLHEDHEGYLRIYLPDSENAEMIFKDNGIGLKEEEIHKFLAVIGESSKRESFEAKDYIGKFGIGLLSCFVVSNEIIVESRSALSEKAVRWTGKSDGTYQITEIEESRPIGTKVILLPKDEFRHLFEPDVFRRNLEYYGDALPMPVYLHYNENVNWINESGARWLDPNTTKEELLAIGQKTFNTGFLDAFPISTSSGGVKGVAFVSLYKTQFSGKQSHKLYLKRMFMSEDDCHLLPKWAFFIRCIFNADGLDATASRESLVYNDTLKEAKAEISQAIKSYLKTIDMIDPDIYQRLVSTHYLHLKAIAAEDHELLLVFMDDLLFETNKGPKSYRSIRHLEQTIYYTPNVNDFKQIHRIAGSQGILVINAGYTFEEELLKKISQLHPELKIEQISPESLLNTFHSVDVQNSAELVDFENRAAAVLQPLNCSCSLKHFNPVDTPAIYIGAYEDINAKSTQGSSSLNPLEATLGMFTKKTKVIQPMLCFNVDNKLVKSITGIKDPYLFPSIIHILYVQALMLGKYPVSDREMNLFNEALHNLVIMGMENFINL, from the coding sequence ATGAATGAAAATCAACACTATTTATTTCAGGTAAACCTGAAGGGAATGATTTCCCTCTTGTCAGAACATTTATACAGTAACCCCAGTACTTTTGTAAGAGAGCTTTTACAAAATGGTGTGGACGCAATAACAGCTTTCAGAACGCTTCATGAAGACCATGAAGGTTATCTGCGCATTTATTTGCCAGATAGCGAAAACGCAGAAATGATCTTCAAAGACAATGGCATCGGACTGAAAGAAGAAGAGATCCATAAATTTCTGGCAGTGATCGGAGAAAGTTCCAAACGGGAGTCATTTGAGGCTAAAGATTATATCGGGAAGTTTGGTATTGGCTTACTTTCCTGTTTTGTGGTAAGCAATGAGATCATTGTAGAATCAAGATCGGCTTTGAGCGAAAAAGCCGTGAGATGGACAGGAAAATCTGATGGAACTTATCAAATTACTGAAATTGAAGAATCCAGACCAATTGGGACTAAAGTAATTCTGCTGCCTAAAGATGAATTCAGACATTTGTTCGAACCAGATGTTTTTAGAAGAAATTTAGAATATTACGGAGATGCTTTGCCAATGCCTGTTTACCTGCATTACAATGAAAATGTAAACTGGATAAACGAATCCGGAGCACGCTGGCTTGATCCAAACACTACTAAAGAAGAATTGCTTGCGATTGGTCAAAAGACATTTAATACTGGTTTTCTGGATGCATTTCCTATTTCAACTTCAAGTGGAGGTGTCAAAGGAGTAGCATTTGTGTCGCTGTATAAAACACAGTTTTCTGGAAAGCAAAGCCATAAACTCTATTTAAAACGCATGTTTATGAGTGAGGATGACTGTCATCTTTTACCTAAATGGGCGTTTTTTATCCGCTGTATCTTCAATGCAGATGGCCTGGACGCTACTGCTTCCAGAGAATCACTGGTATATAATGATACACTTAAAGAAGCTAAGGCTGAGATTTCACAAGCGATCAAGTCTTATCTGAAAACCATAGATATGATAGATCCGGATATCTATCAAAGACTGGTAAGTACACATTATCTGCACCTTAAAGCTATTGCCGCAGAAGATCATGAGTTGCTTTTGGTATTTATGGATGACCTGCTTTTTGAAACCAATAAAGGGCCAAAGAGTTACAGGAGCATCAGGCACTTAGAACAGACCATTTATTATACGCCTAATGTTAATGATTTCAAACAGATCCACCGGATTGCGGGCTCGCAGGGCATTCTGGTCATTAATGCGGGTTATACATTTGAAGAAGAGCTATTGAAAAAGATTAGTCAGCTTCATCCTGAGCTGAAGATAGAACAAATATCACCAGAAAGCCTGTTGAATACCTTTCATTCCGTTGATGTGCAGAATTCAGCAGAATTAGTAGATTTTGAGAACAGAGCGGCAGCAGTACTTCAGCCACTAAATTGCAGTTGTAGTCTTAAGCATTTCAATCCTGTTGACACACCAGCGATTTATATTGGTGCCTACGAAGATATTAACGCTAAAAGCACTCAGGGTTCTTCCAGTCTGAATCCTTTGGAAGCTACCCTTGGCATGTTTACTAAAAAAACGAAGGTCATTCAGCCGATGCTATGTTTTAATGTAGATAATAAACTGGTTAAAAGCATCACAGGCATCAAAGACCCTTATTTATTTCCTTCTATTATTCACATTTTATATGTTCAGGCATTGATGTTAGGAAAATATCCTGTGAGTGACAGAGAAATGAACTTATTTAATGAAGCACTTCATAACCTTGTAATCATGGGTATGGAGAATTTTATCAATCTATAA
- a CDS encoding NAD(P)/FAD-dependent oxidoreductase, translating to MPKKVVIIGGGFAGVNLAKKLAANESFDITLVDKNNYNFFPPLLYQVATGYLETSNITYPFRKLFRGKKNFMFRLGELEEVLPEQKQVILSTGPVNYDYLVFATGCETNYFGMDNVAKHAIPMKTVADALQMRNTLLERLEEASRSADPVERKKLLTVVVAGGGPTGVEISGMFAEMKRTILAKDYPELKGAGGEIHLVDGLKSVLAPMSEKSQQYTYDTLTKMGVKVKLNVMVKDFVNDTVHFADGSTIEAKNLIWAAGVTAMTFKGMPEEAYGKGKRLQVDEFNKVKGLEDIYAIGDTCIQLTDPGFPQGHPQLAQVALQQGDNVGKNMVRVEENQFPKAFSYVDKGTMAIIGRNKAVADLPKPRLFFSGFIAWVMWLFIHLISLINSGNRIKTLYNWMIAYFTRDQSLRMIVRPASKKL from the coding sequence ATGCCAAAGAAAGTAGTCATTATAGGTGGTGGATTTGCAGGAGTTAACCTTGCTAAAAAACTAGCAGCTAATGAATCATTTGATATAACACTCGTAGATAAAAATAATTATAACTTTTTTCCGCCGCTGCTTTACCAGGTAGCTACCGGTTATCTGGAAACCTCTAACATCACTTATCCGTTTCGTAAGCTTTTCCGGGGAAAGAAGAACTTTATGTTCAGACTTGGAGAACTGGAAGAAGTTTTGCCGGAACAAAAGCAAGTTATCCTTTCCACAGGCCCTGTCAATTACGATTACCTGGTTTTTGCCACAGGTTGTGAAACCAACTATTTCGGAATGGACAATGTAGCAAAACATGCTATCCCCATGAAGACAGTTGCTGATGCGCTGCAAATGCGGAATACCTTATTAGAACGTTTAGAAGAAGCTTCCCGGTCAGCAGATCCTGTGGAGCGTAAAAAACTGCTGACTGTAGTTGTTGCAGGTGGTGGCCCCACTGGAGTTGAAATCTCTGGAATGTTTGCCGAAATGAAAAGGACGATCCTGGCTAAGGATTATCCTGAACTTAAAGGCGCAGGCGGTGAAATCCATCTTGTAGACGGCCTGAAATCAGTACTTGCACCAATGAGTGAAAAGTCACAACAATACACCTATGATACCCTGACTAAAATGGGCGTTAAAGTAAAGCTGAATGTGATGGTGAAAGATTTCGTAAACGATACCGTTCATTTTGCTGACGGAAGTACAATCGAAGCTAAAAACCTGATCTGGGCAGCAGGAGTAACTGCAATGACTTTTAAAGGTATGCCAGAAGAAGCTTACGGAAAAGGTAAAAGACTACAAGTTGATGAATTCAACAAAGTAAAAGGACTGGAAGATATTTATGCTATCGGTGATACCTGTATCCAGTTAACCGACCCCGGATTTCCGCAGGGACATCCGCAATTAGCACAAGTCGCACTTCAACAAGGAGACAATGTAGGTAAAAACATGGTCCGGGTAGAAGAAAATCAATTTCCTAAAGCATTCAGTTATGTAGATAAAGGTACGATGGCGATTATTGGTAGAAATAAAGCCGTAGCCGATCTGCCGAAGCCCAGGCTGTTTTTCAGTGGATTTATTGCGTGGGTAATGTGGTTGTTTATCCATTTGATCTCCCTGATTAATTCAGGAAACAGGATCAAAACTTTATATAACTGGATGATTGCTTACTTTACCAGAGACCAATCCTTACGAATGATCGTCAGACCGGCAAGCAAGAAGCTATAA
- a CDS encoding HAD family hydrolase, with translation MEETNFSRLSKLTAGDYEAFLYDCDGTLADNMPAHTETYVAIAKQYNVDMDPAIIDELAGWPIFNVVEELNLRYQADMDPAEFTARKAKLYFEEYLQKALPITYVVEHLKANADKVRIAVVSGGDRRAVQHTLDVIGVSDYVEAMVCAGETPRGKPFADPFLKAAELLGVDPKKCLVFEDGKPGTDAAEAAGMHWVRIDQFKFG, from the coding sequence ATGGAAGAGACTAATTTTTCAAGGCTCAGTAAGCTAACAGCGGGAGATTACGAGGCATTTTTATACGATTGTGATGGTACATTAGCCGACAATATGCCTGCACATACGGAGACTTATGTAGCTATAGCTAAACAATATAACGTGGATATGGACCCTGCAATTATAGATGAACTTGCAGGCTGGCCAATTTTCAATGTTGTAGAAGAACTGAATCTGCGTTACCAGGCTGATATGGATCCGGCAGAATTTACTGCCAGAAAAGCGAAGCTTTATTTTGAAGAATACCTTCAGAAAGCATTGCCGATCACCTATGTCGTTGAACATTTAAAAGCGAATGCAGATAAAGTGCGTATTGCTGTAGTTTCGGGTGGAGATCGCAGAGCAGTACAGCATACGCTGGATGTAATTGGCGTAAGTGATTATGTAGAGGCTATGGTTTGCGCCGGAGAAACACCAAGAGGTAAACCTTTCGCTGACCCATTTCTTAAAGCCGCAGAACTATTGGGTGTTGACCCGAAAAAATGCCTGGTATTTGAAGACGGAAAGCCGGGGACGGATGCTGCTGAAGCTGCTGGAATGCACTGGGTAAGGATCGATCAATTTAAATTCGGGTAA
- a CDS encoding SMI1/KNR4 family protein: MLVKKDVEELFGVFEGRKIRVSENETGVNDSYYERYILGYEGIEITPDIKLFSYEEALVENRYIAENYPDLHLNVWMIGESGQGDGWFLNRESGLVLFFDHDRGEYETMADLLDFKLNFSEFIQCAFLLQELESLLDEGKNSEELEGPVKRGMDSINPLIFALYPYELF, translated from the coding sequence ATGTTGGTAAAGAAAGATGTTGAAGAGTTGTTTGGGGTTTTTGAGGGAAGAAAAATCAGGGTTAGTGAGAATGAAACTGGTGTTAATGATTCTTATTATGAGCGTTATATTTTAGGATATGAGGGAATAGAGATTACTCCTGATATTAAGTTGTTTAGTTATGAAGAGGCTTTAGTTGAGAATCGGTATATAGCTGAAAATTATCCGGATTTACATTTGAATGTTTGGATGATTGGCGAGTCTGGTCAGGGGGATGGATGGTTTTTGAATAGGGAATCCGGGCTTGTTCTATTTTTTGATCATGATCGGGGTGAGTATGAGACTATGGCAGATCTCCTGGATTTTAAACTTAATTTTTCTGAATTTATTCAATGTGCTTTCTTACTTCAGGAGTTGGAATCACTCCTTGATGAAGGGAAAAACAGTGAGGAATTAGAGGGACCTGTTAAAAGGGGGATGGATTCTATTAATCCGCTGATTTTTGCGCTTTATCCATACGAATTATTCTAA
- a CDS encoding MGH1-like glycoside hydrolase domain-containing protein, producing the protein MNKLFVIAIFPFSFMAAMAQKPMNNIYQSDAYTLSKDRVTQGAFQAIALSPTALHSNYQSPVNLDISPDLSFKFSINGKDNEMASGKNHEVSIIAVNGKFETPVIRFGQQLKQPQSKGVFLRPDTKFTIKLDMRDVLAAFASKGFYTAYDGTKVYKADFKGVFVAGSISPLIWDFDNLSNHKELELKDNDGDGIYTVTLEMNKAQEKKTTASSWKLSKDVSAFPQYKSAVPIMDALYNLGLEEMENAIEPDSTFRTGKEWAGVWTRDISYSIILSMATLQPKVAQYSLLKKVKNNRVIQDTGTGGSWPVSSDRMIWAVAAWEVYKTTGDQTWLTKAYTIIRNSVDDDLKNVYDPQTGMVRGESSFLDWRDQTYPKWMQSADIYASENLGTNAVHYQTNKVLAEMAVLLKDKEAAEKYNGIASQIKDGINKYLWMPEKGYYGQYLYGRQFKLLSPRSEALGEALAVLFDIADAGQQKSIIAKTPVTKFGIPCIYPQIPNIPPYHNNAVWPFVQSYWSLAAAKTGNAEALVQSMSAIYRPAALFLTNKENFVSTSGDFAGTQVNSSNMLWSLAGNISLVYKVLFGMDMQADALIFKPFIPEVLKGERTLTNFKYRNAVLDIKLNGYGKKIKLITIDGKPLPQAMVPATLKGRHQIDIVLADDKPNRGEVAKSEDYFSIVAPVLKKENNLINWGKVEGAEVYQVIRNGKEIAKTQELNYTVTKSGEYQVIAVDKNGITSFASEPVLITETREIQAVAMETVAAKSTLPYQGYTTNGFIEISKTKNKKVTLKINIAEAGTYAIDLRYANGNGPTNTENKCAIRTFNVDGQFAGTFVFPQRGKEEWSDWGFSNVNTVKLTKGIHEFQLSLENWNENMNGEINQAMLDYLRLIRIN; encoded by the coding sequence ATGAATAAACTTTTTGTTATTGCGATTTTCCCGTTCTCTTTTATGGCCGCTATGGCCCAGAAGCCTATGAACAATATATATCAGTCTGACGCCTATACCTTATCAAAAGATAGAGTTACACAGGGAGCATTCCAGGCCATTGCACTTTCTCCGACAGCTTTACATTCTAATTATCAAAGTCCGGTTAACCTGGATATCAGTCCGGACTTGTCTTTCAAGTTCAGTATCAATGGTAAGGATAATGAAATGGCTTCAGGAAAAAATCATGAGGTTAGTATCATTGCTGTCAATGGGAAATTTGAAACTCCTGTTATTCGTTTTGGTCAGCAGTTAAAACAGCCGCAATCAAAAGGTGTATTTCTTAGGCCAGATACCAAATTCACCATTAAACTTGATATGCGTGATGTACTGGCTGCTTTTGCTTCCAAAGGTTTTTATACTGCTTATGATGGGACAAAGGTTTACAAAGCAGACTTTAAAGGTGTTTTTGTAGCCGGGAGTATCAGCCCGCTGATCTGGGATTTTGATAACCTGAGTAATCATAAAGAGCTGGAATTAAAAGATAATGATGGCGACGGTATTTATACGGTTACGCTGGAAATGAATAAGGCCCAGGAGAAAAAAACTACAGCTTCTTCGTGGAAGTTATCAAAAGATGTTTCCGCTTTCCCTCAGTATAAATCAGCTGTTCCAATTATGGATGCACTCTATAATCTCGGTTTAGAAGAAATGGAGAATGCAATAGAGCCGGACAGTACTTTCAGAACTGGGAAAGAATGGGCAGGTGTATGGACAAGGGATATTAGTTATAGTATTATACTTTCTATGGCGACATTGCAACCCAAAGTTGCGCAGTATAGTTTGCTGAAAAAAGTTAAAAATAATCGTGTCATTCAGGATACAGGGACAGGAGGTTCTTGGCCGGTCTCTTCTGACCGGATGATCTGGGCGGTTGCAGCCTGGGAAGTCTATAAAACCACAGGTGATCAGACATGGCTTACCAAAGCTTATACGATCATTCGGAATTCAGTTGACGATGATCTTAAAAACGTCTATGACCCCCAAACAGGTATGGTCAGAGGTGAATCTTCCTTCTTAGACTGGAGAGATCAGACCTACCCTAAATGGATGCAATCTGCGGATATATATGCTTCGGAAAATCTAGGCACTAATGCTGTTCACTATCAAACCAATAAAGTTCTTGCCGAAATGGCGGTGCTGCTGAAAGACAAAGAGGCAGCTGAAAAGTATAATGGTATTGCCAGTCAAATAAAAGATGGGATCAATAAATATTTATGGATGCCGGAAAAAGGATATTATGGACAATACTTATACGGCAGACAGTTTAAACTTTTATCTCCACGCTCCGAAGCGTTGGGAGAAGCACTTGCTGTATTATTCGATATTGCTGATGCAGGACAGCAGAAATCCATCATTGCAAAAACACCAGTCACTAAGTTTGGTATTCCATGTATCTATCCTCAGATTCCGAATATTCCACCTTACCATAACAATGCAGTGTGGCCTTTTGTACAGTCCTACTGGTCGCTGGCTGCGGCAAAAACGGGAAATGCAGAAGCACTTGTACAGAGCATGAGTGCAATTTATCGTCCTGCGGCATTATTCCTGACCAATAAAGAGAATTTTGTTTCTACTTCTGGTGACTTCGCAGGTACGCAAGTCAATTCAAGTAATATGTTATGGAGCCTGGCCGGAAATATCAGCCTGGTTTATAAAGTATTATTTGGGATGGATATGCAAGCAGATGCACTGATCTTTAAGCCATTTATTCCTGAAGTGCTCAAAGGTGAACGGACGCTGACCAATTTTAAATACCGCAATGCAGTACTGGATATTAAATTGAACGGATATGGGAAGAAGATAAAATTAATCACGATTGACGGTAAACCTTTGCCACAGGCTATGGTTCCTGCGACGCTAAAAGGAAGACATCAAATTGATATTGTGCTGGCTGATGATAAACCAAACAGAGGTGAAGTTGCAAAATCTGAAGACTATTTTTCTATCGTTGCACCTGTTTTGAAAAAAGAGAACAACCTGATCAATTGGGGAAAGGTAGAAGGAGCTGAAGTTTACCAGGTGATCCGCAACGGCAAAGAAATTGCTAAAACTCAGGAATTGAACTATACCGTAACAAAAAGTGGAGAATACCAGGTAATTGCTGTAGATAAAAATGGGATTACCTCATTTGCAAGTGAACCTGTTTTAATCACGGAAACCAGAGAAATACAGGCCGTTGCTATGGAAACCGTAGCTGCTAAATCAACGCTGCCTTATCAGGGATATACGACTAATGGCTTTATTGAAATCAGTAAAACAAAGAATAAGAAAGTAACGCTTAAGATTAATATAGCTGAGGCAGGTACTTACGCCATTGACCTCAGATATGCCAATGGAAATGGCCCAACCAATACGGAGAACAAATGCGCTATCAGAACATTTAATGTCGATGGCCAGTTTGCTGGAACCTTTGTATTTCCGCAACGCGGAAAAGAAGAATGGTCTGACTGGGGCTTCAGTAATGTAAACACAGTGAAACTGACTAAGGGAATACATGAATTCCAACTTTCATTGGAAAACTGGAATGAGAATATGAATGGTGAAATTAACCAGGCTATGCTCGATTACCTGAGACTGATCAGGATAAACTAA
- a CDS encoding cytochrome ubiquinol oxidase subunit I produces MDDFLAARLQMAFSLGFHIVFSCIGMVMPFFMCTAHYLWLKRKKAVYLDVTKAWSKGVAIFFATGAVSGTVLSFELGLLWPKFMEHAGPIFGMPFSLEGTAFFIEAIALGFYLYGWNRFHPWFHWFTGVIVGISGLLSGILVVAANAWMNSPAGFDFVNGQYLNIDPMKAMFNEAWFSQALHMCVAAFVSTGFAVAGVHALMILKGKNVNFHRKAFQIAAIFGTVAACLQPISGDISAKDVAQRQPAKLAAMEAHFHTEKGAGLIIGGIPDTATKTVKYALKIPKALSFMATGDFNAEVKGLDQFAKKDQPPVAVVHYAFQIMVGLGMAMLGLAVIYFIALIKKKNWAESKWMLKLFVIATPMGFLALEAGWTVTEVGRQPWIIYGVMRTADAVTPMPGIAYSFYLFTAVYISLAIIVSLLLFRQITMVDKLYDSSTDKKIQ; encoded by the coding sequence ATGGATGATTTCTTAGCCGCACGACTCCAAATGGCCTTTTCATTAGGCTTTCATATCGTTTTCTCCTGTATCGGAATGGTGATGCCATTTTTCATGTGTACCGCCCATTATCTTTGGTTAAAAAGAAAAAAAGCAGTATACCTCGATGTCACTAAAGCATGGAGCAAAGGAGTAGCAATTTTCTTCGCTACCGGTGCAGTTTCAGGAACTGTATTGTCTTTTGAACTCGGCCTGCTCTGGCCTAAATTTATGGAACATGCAGGCCCGATCTTCGGGATGCCATTTTCATTGGAAGGGACAGCTTTTTTTATCGAAGCCATTGCACTCGGATTTTACCTGTATGGATGGAACCGTTTTCATCCCTGGTTTCACTGGTTTACCGGGGTAATTGTTGGAATCAGCGGATTACTTTCCGGTATTCTCGTTGTTGCGGCCAATGCCTGGATGAACAGTCCTGCGGGATTTGATTTCGTTAACGGACAATACCTGAATATCGATCCGATGAAAGCCATGTTTAATGAAGCCTGGTTTTCACAAGCACTCCACATGTGTGTGGCCGCTTTTGTATCCACAGGTTTTGCCGTTGCAGGAGTTCATGCCCTGATGATTTTAAAAGGTAAAAACGTAAATTTTCACCGTAAAGCATTTCAGATCGCAGCTATATTCGGGACTGTAGCCGCTTGTCTTCAACCCATTAGCGGTGATATTTCAGCGAAGGATGTCGCACAGCGCCAACCTGCAAAACTTGCCGCAATGGAAGCTCATTTCCATACCGAAAAAGGGGCTGGATTAATTATTGGGGGAATCCCGGATACAGCGACTAAAACTGTCAAGTACGCATTAAAAATACCCAAAGCACTGAGTTTTATGGCTACCGGTGACTTTAATGCAGAAGTCAAAGGACTGGATCAGTTCGCTAAAAAAGATCAGCCACCAGTTGCAGTTGTACATTATGCCTTCCAGATTATGGTGGGACTGGGGATGGCCATGTTAGGCTTAGCTGTTATTTATTTTATTGCCCTGATCAAAAAGAAAAACTGGGCCGAAAGTAAATGGATGCTCAAACTCTTTGTTATTGCGACCCCAATGGGTTTTCTTGCGCTGGAAGCAGGATGGACAGTTACAGAAGTAGGCCGCCAGCCATGGATAATTTATGGCGTCATGCGTACTGCCGATGCGGTTACCCCAATGCCCGGAATTGCTTACTCATTTTATCTGTTTACAGCCGTTTACATTTCACTCGCCATTATTGTGAGTCTGCTGCTATTCCGCCAGATCACGATGGTCGATAAACTTTATGATTCTTCCACTGATAAAAAAATACAATAA
- a CDS encoding cytochrome d ubiquinol oxidase subunit II, with protein sequence MVYVVIIFLWTAILLYILLGGADFGAGIIELFTSRANRPRMRKKMYEAIGPVWEANHMWLIIVIVILFVGFPKIYTTVSIYLHIPLVCMLMGIIARGTAFVFRNYDAVKDDMQKVYTPIFVISSVVTPFFLGIIAASAVSGQIDLQARDFLSAYVFSWLSWFSVTVGIFTVTICAYLANVFIIGEAEDEQDRQLFTRKARRTIFVVMAAGGLVFLAAHSEGIPLLNWIFSDVPGIIALIMATISLVITFVLLNRNKPVMLRLLAGFQVTMILFAATYSHFPDIILLKGGDNLSLLTHQGQFKTIETLGYALLIGSIFIIPALVYLIYSFQQKKGNTSAH encoded by the coding sequence ATGGTATACGTCGTAATAATTTTCCTGTGGACTGCCATTCTGTTATATATTTTATTGGGAGGAGCTGATTTTGGTGCTGGAATTATAGAACTATTTACTTCCAGGGCTAACAGACCAAGGATGCGTAAAAAGATGTATGAAGCCATCGGCCCTGTTTGGGAAGCCAATCACATGTGGCTGATCATTGTAATTGTTATCCTTTTTGTTGGTTTTCCTAAAATCTATACAACTGTTTCCATTTATCTGCACATTCCATTGGTTTGTATGCTAATGGGGATTATTGCCCGGGGTACAGCTTTTGTTTTCAGAAATTACGATGCCGTAAAAGATGATATGCAAAAAGTATATACCCCAATATTTGTTATTTCGAGCGTAGTAACCCCTTTCTTTTTAGGGATTATCGCTGCAAGTGCCGTATCAGGACAGATCGATCTGCAAGCCAGAGATTTCCTCTCAGCCTATGTTTTTAGCTGGTTAAGCTGGTTTTCAGTCACTGTAGGCATCTTTACGGTTACTATCTGCGCTTATCTGGCTAATGTATTTATCATCGGTGAAGCAGAAGACGAACAGGACAGACAATTGTTCACCCGTAAAGCAAGACGTACCATCTTCGTGGTTATGGCAGCAGGCGGATTAGTGTTTTTAGCTGCACATTCCGAAGGAATCCCTTTATTAAACTGGATTTTTAGTGATGTTCCAGGCATTATAGCACTGATTATGGCGACCATTTCACTCGTTATTACTTTTGTCCTGCTAAACAGGAATAAACCGGTTATGTTACGGTTATTGGCTGGTTTTCAGGTAACCATGATCCTTTTTGCCGCCACTTATAGTCATTTTCCGGATATTATCCTGCTTAAAGGCGGAGACAATCTTTCCTTACTAACCCACCAGGGACAATTCAAAACAATAGAAACTTTAGGTTATGCACTGCTGATTGGCAGTATTTTTATTATACCAGCATTGGTTTACCTTATTTATAGCTTTCAGCAGAAAAAGGGAAATACCAGCGCACATTAA